Genomic segment of Lentimicrobium sp. L6:
CATCTAAATCTTCTTGTCCAACATGCTCTAAAATGGCTTTATTATAATCCAAAACCATTTTACGACTGATCTTTTTTAATTCCAATCCTTTTGGTGTAAGATATAACTTCACTACTCGTCGATCAACTAAATCTTTTTCACGATAAACCAATCCTTTTTCCTCCATGGTCTTCAATAGGCGACTTAGACTGGTGGGCTCTATACCCATTAGAGGAGCTATTTTAGTTACCGGAATACCATCCTTTTTAATACTTATTAATACATAACCCTCCGCTTGAGAAAAGTCATATTCAGTAGTCAAACGATTATACATTTTGACAATAGCTTGCCATCCCGATTTTACTTGGTAACCAATAGTATCTTGAGCTTTCATAGTATGAGTAATTATTATGCAAACATAATAATTTTTTAGGGATCAGTATATCGAGTTTCGCTATTTATACTTTGTCTATTTATGCGAGTCATTAATAATTAACACACCAAGAAGGATGAATTAATTCAGATAAAAACTTTTCATTTTTTTAAATTAGCAAGAAAAGATACAAAAGAACTCTTTACTGTAAATTACTTAAGCATGATTACCATCTTGCCAAAGTTTGTATTCTTGCTCTCGCTTTAAATGCTCACAATATTTCTTAAATAATGGCAAAAGCCATTCTCGCCTACTTTCTCGCCCTTCTTCTATTTGTTTTACAATTTTCTTAGAAACATATTTTTTTAAATTTCTCAGTATATCCGTTAAGCTATGACCTTCTGCTGCTCTGCAAATTCTACCAATTGTTTAATGAAAAATGCTTTATGCAATTTCATTATTATAATGGTGGTAAATGCCGATAATTTTAAATTGCAATCATATATTTCAAACCAAAATAATATTATCTCCTAAATTCATCGGCATTAAATGTAAATGACTATGCATTAATACCCAACCGTAAATCTCTAAACCTTTGTTTTCTTGACAATATTTTAAAGAATCTACAATGGCAAGTTTGTGATTCTTTCTTGTAAAAATATCTACCCAGCCTACTGTGGTCATTGTTATAAAATAGGCTTTATCTGCTTCGTGCGTTTTATACTTATCTGACATCTAACAAAGATAGAAAACTTTGGAAATTAGCTTTTCGTACTAATGTTATACGCACGGAAAACATACTGATGTTACAATCAGTAGAACTTTCCGCGCTAGCGGGTTATACAGGAAACAAGACAATCATAAGTTTGTAAAAACCTAAATAACTGTTCAGTGCAAAAGGAAAACTTTATGCGTATTAAAAAAATAATAAATATAATCCAGTAATCAATGCTAACAAGAAATATACTAATCCAGAATATGTTTTAAGGTAACCATGAAAATCTTTTTTACCTTCTATAAGCTTAAATCTCTTATCTTTATTACCATATACGGTTAGCAATATTATTATACTTGCAACTATTGAAAATATTCCAGTTAATTCTCTTTCCATTATTTATTTGAGTTTAATACATCATTTGTTTTGCTTACTGAATAATTCAACACTTCATAATTTAATTCTATAAAATCAGAGTTATCAAAATTACCAGCTTTAATTTTTGCCCCTGCTAGCGCGGATTTGCAATCCGTGCACCATATAACACTGTTTACCAAACCACTAAACATAATTCTTCAATTGAGGTGTTTCTAAAATAACATCCAATACAAAAGGCAATTCAGCATAATTTCTAGCTGAGCTAAACAAATAATCCTCAGGTTTTTCTACTATCATTTCTTGAACTGGGTTTTGGTGAATATAATTCAATTTCTCATAAAAGAACTCTGTGCTATAAATTACCTTTGCATGATTTCCATCTTGCCAGACCTTGTGCTTTTGCTCTCACTTTAAATGTGCACAAAATTTCTGTAATAATGGCAATAGCCATTCTCGTCTGCCTTCTGGCTCTTCTTCTATCTATTTCACAACCAACCGTTGTCATAGTAATAAAATAAGCTTTATCTGATTGGTATATTTTATACTTATCTAACAAAGATAGAAAATTTAATAAATTGACTGCCTATCTTGTTGTTATACGCACAGAAAACATTTCCGAGCTAGCGGGTTTTTAATTTAATAAGGATAAGGTTTTTCTGTAAGCCCACCTGAATAATTTGCCGATTTTATAAAATTAAGAACATTTGTAGACATTACATTAAAATAGTAATATCCTTCCGTACTATAATGATATACCTTAATTGAGTATTTATAAGAAAACAATGCATCATTAAAAGAACCAGTAGTAATTTGATAACCACCGATATCATAACCAAAATGATGTTGTTCAGTAACCGTATTACCATGTAGCTTGACCGTCTTTTGAAAAACATTTCCGTGATAGCAGGAGTTTTAGTAACAGACCTTTCCAAACAAACGGTTTATCTATCAAATAAACACTCCTGTTCATCTAATTCTATAATAAAATGACTATTAATCTTTTTATTATATACACTATCTGGCATCTGAGTTCCATTTGTCA
This window contains:
- a CDS encoding MarR family winged helix-turn-helix transcriptional regulator, with product MKAQDTIGYQVKSGWQAIVKMYNRLTTEYDFSQAEGYVLISIKKDGIPVTKIAPLMGIEPTSLSRLLKTMEEKGLVYREKDLVDRRVVKLYLTPKGLELKKISRKMVLDYNKAILEHVGQEDLDAFLKTMDKIKKLTCTLAVPDNELDSRNC